The genomic window CGCCGGCGCGGACTTCACGCTGCTGAGCTCCATCGCCATGCTGGGCGGCACGATCGGCGCCTCGGCGGGACTCTCGGTCGCGGGTGCGGCCGGCTACGGCACGGCCCTCGTAGCGGGTCTGCTCGCCGCGGCCGCCGGCGTGCTCGTGTGCCGCTCGCACCCGCTGCTCGCCCGCGCGCACTGACCGGTTGCGTTCCGGCGTCGACGCCGCGGGCAGTGCTGCACGCGGTCACGACGCCGCTCGCGGGCGTCCCCGGGCGACGCGCCCTCGCGCGGGGGACCGCTGGGCCGCCAGGTCACGGGACCGCCCCGGGAGCGGCCGCACCAATGCTCCCCCCGCGAGCCGGCGGCACGCGCTGTCACACGTCGCCCGGGTCGGGTGGCACACAGGACGACGACGCCGCAGGGGCGGCCCCGCGGCGTCGTCGTCCTCCGAGCGGAACCGCTCAGTGGAACTCGGGCAGGCGCATCATGCCCTCCTGCACCGTGGTGGCGATCATGGTGCCGTCCCGGGTGAACATCTTGCCGATCGACAGCCCGCGCGCCGAGGACGCGCTCGGGGAGGTCTGGGTGTAGAGGATCCACTCGTCCGCGCGGGCGTAGCGGTGCCACCACATCGCATGGTCCAGGGAGGCCACGTTCATGCCGCGCTCGCCCCAGGACCGGCCGTGACGGCGCAGGATGGGCTCCATCATCGTGTAGTCGGACACGTACGCGAGGGCCGCGCGGTGGATCGCAGGGTCGTCCGGCAGCGGTGCGAGCGCTTTGACCCACACCGCGTTGTAGGAGTCGTGCGGGCCCTGCCACGGCAGGAACAGCGGCTCGGTGATGTAGCGCATGTCGAACGGGCGCTCGAAGGCCTGGGCACGCGCCTCGGGGATGTTCAGGGCGCCGAAGGTCTCCCGCAGGGAGGGCAGGGACTCGGGGTCCGGCACGTCCTGCGGCATCTCGTCCTGGTGCTCGAGCCCCTGGGCGGGCTCCTGGAAGGACGCGATCATCGACAGGATGGTCTTGCCCTCCTGGTAGGCGTGGATCCGGCGCGCGGAGAAGGACCGGCCGTCGCGCACGCGCTCCACCCCGAACGTGATGGGCAGCTCGATGTCCCCGCCGCGCAGGAAGTAGGCGTGCAGCGAGTGGATCGCGCGGTCCGGGTCCACGGTGCGCATCGCGGCCATCGAGGCCTGTGCGAGCACCTGCCCGCCGTAGACGCGGGCGCGGGGGGTGGTGATGGTGCGGCCCACGAAGATGTCCTCCGTGGTGCGTGCGCCGCCGCCGTCGGCCAGATCGAGCATCCGGATGAGGGCGTCCACGGGGTCTTGCGTCGGGTCCAGAGTCATGGACCCACTCTAAACCGGCGGGTGGATGTGGTGTGATGGAACCATGACTTCCCTCAACGTCCCCGTGCAGATGCGATTCTTCGACCAGGACCAGTACGGGCACATCAACAACGTGACCATGCTGCGCTACTTCGAGGACGCCCGTGTGCGGCTCACCGCCTCGCCCATCGCGAAGGACCCGGACCACGGTGTCCCGGAGGACACCACGTTCCGCGAGTCCGTGGGGGAGCTGCGCACCGTGGTGGCCCACCAGAGCGTCGACTACAAGGAGCAGCTGTTCTTCCGCATGGACCCGGTGTTCGTGCGCACGTGGATCTCGCGCATCGGGGGCTCCTCGTTCACCATCTCCTACCGCCTGCAGGAGGAGGATGGCTCCCACGTGTACGCGGAGGGGGAGTCCGTGATTGTGGTGATGGACCCGGACACCGGCCGCAGCGTCAAGCTCTCGGAGGACCACCGCGCGCTGCTGGGTTCCCTGGAGGACGACGTCAAGTACTCCCACGCGCAGTGAGCACCCCTCAAGATCCCGCCGCCGCGGGCTTCACCCTGCTCGACCGCCAGGACGCTGCGGACCTGGCCACCTACGTGAGCCGCGCCCGTTCCGTGGACCCCCAGGCCGCGGTGCGGCTGCAGGGCCTGGACCGCGTGCTCGCCGCGTGGGTCTCCGTGATCCACCCCGCGGGCCTGCTGGACACCGCCCCCGTGGTGCTGGGGCTGCGCACCATGGGGCTCGCGCAGTCCTGCGACCTGGACCTCACGGTGGCGGCCTCCGCGATCACCGACCGGCTCGCGCGCGTCGCGGCGGAGCCCGAGCCCGCGCAGCCCTCGCCCGTGTTCCTGAGCGCACCCCCGCAGCAGGTCTCGGCCGCGTGGGCGGGGATCGTGGCGCCGCGCACCGGGTGGAGTGCCGCGGGCACGGTGGCCTCCCACCGCGTGCACGAGGTCGCCCGCCGGGGCGTCCAGGCGGTCGCGGACACCGTGCCCCCGGACGCAGGAGCCCCCGTGGTGCAGAAGGTGCGGTCGCGGGTGTGGGGCGCGTCCTCGGACTGGGGGCCGCTGGACGGTCCCGAGATCCCGGACGGCGCCGCCTTCGCCCTCGACGTGCTGGGCTTCATCCCGTCCGCGGAGCCGACCGTGCGGGTGGCCGTGGAGCAGACCGGGCAGTGGGCCCGGCTGAGCACGGGCGCGGGCCACGTGCTCGTCAAACTGCCCCGCTGAGCCGCCGCCGGTCCCCCGGACGCCGTGGTTCTGCCGCTCCTGCGTCGGGGCGGCCGCGGTGCCAGCCCGAGAGCGCTGCCCAGGGCATCTCAGCCCGGACGGTTCACCATGGCGTGGGCCGCGCGGTCGAAGTAGTCCCACATGATCCCGTCGTGCAGCGGGGACAGCTCGAGGGTGTCCATGGCCGCGCGCATGTGCGCCAGCCAGGTCTCGCGCGCCCACGTGTCCACGGGGAAGGGGGCGTGGCGCATCCGCAGCCGCGGGTGACCCCGCTGCTCCGAGTACGTGGTGGGCCCGCCCCAGTACTGCTCCAGGAACATCCGCAGCCGCTCCTCGGCCGGGCCGAGGTCCTGCTCCGGGTACAGGGCCTTGAAGTCCGGGTCCTCGGCCACGCGCGCGTAGAACTCCCGGGTGAGTTTCTCGAACGTCGCGTGCCCGCCCACCTGGGCGTAGAAAGAGTCCGACGACGCCGCCTCGGCCGCCTCGCGCGCATCGCCCACCTGCTGGGGCGGCTGGGTCACGGGCGGGCCCGCGGAGCGCGAGCCCACTGCGCCGAGGGTGAACGCGCGCCGCCCCGCCGGGGCGGCGGCGGCGTCCGAGAACGCTCCGGGACTGACGGGCTCCTGCTCCCGGCCATGTGCCGCGCCCGCGTCCCCGCGGGGTGCGGAGGGCGCGGCACCGGGGAGCGGGGAGTCCGGTGCGGGGGCCGCACCGGACTCGGAGCCGTGCTCCGCGGCGACCGGCCCGCGGGGGTCCCGGTGGTCTCCGCCGCCGGTGGGATCGGCCGTCATCGGCCGGAGCCGCCGGTCGTGCCGGTGGCCGCGGCGTCGACCTGCTGGGCGCGCACGGCCCGGCGCGCGGCGTCCTGGCGCTCCAGCACGATGCGCCGCAGCCCGCTCAGGGCCGGGTCGAGGGAGTCCAGGAAGCGCTGGGCGTCGTCCACGGTCTGCTGCGTGGCGTGGCGCGGGAAGAGCCCCACGGCCACCTGCTGGGCGAGCTCGTGGGTGCGTTCCCGCCACACCCCCGTGACTTCCGCGAAGTAGCGGGCGGCGTAGGGGGCGAGCAGGGCGTCGTCGTGGACCCGGAAGAACCCCGCGATGGCGGCCTGCTGCTGGGAGTTGGGCAGGGCGCCCTGCTCGACCACGAGCTGCCAGGTCTGCGCCTTGGCCTCGGGGGTGGGCACCGCGGCGCGGGCGGTGGCCGCGGCGATCGCACCCGTCTCGGTGTTGTCTTCGCGCAGAGCCGCCTCGATCTCCTCGGTGCCCGCACGGCCCGCGGCCACGAGTGCGGTGAGCACGGACCAGCGGGTGTCGGTGTCCAGCTCCACGCCCTGCGGGACGCCCTCGCCCCGGGCGAAGCCGGCCACGCGGTCGAACTGCTCCTGCGTGCAGGCCCGGCGCAGGAACGCCCGGAAGAACTGCCACTGGTGGTCGGAGCCGGCCTCCGCGGCGGCCGTGAGGTCCCACAGCTGCGCCGCGGCCCGCGCGCGCACCTCGTCCGCATGCTCGGGCGCGAGGTAGCGGTCCAGGGCCACGTCCAGCTGGCGCAGCTGCACCTGCACGGCCGTGGAGTCCGTCTCGTGGCCCACGTTGGAGAGCACGAGGTCCACGTAGTCGCTCGCGGGGCTCACGCCGTCGTGCACGGAGTCCCACGCCGCGGCCCACACGAGCGAGCGGGGCAGGGACTCCTCGAAGTCCCCGAGGTGGGTGGTGGCCGTGGCCAGGGAGCACTCGTCCAGGCGGATCTTGGCGTAGGCGAGGTCGTCGTCGTTGAGCAGCACCAGGTCCGGGCGTTCGCGGCCCACGAGCTGCGGGACGTCGGTGAACTCGCCGTCCACGTCCAGCTCCACGCGGAACGTGCGGCTCAGCAGCCCGGTGTCCTCGCGGTGGTCGTAGAAGCCCACGGCCACGCGGTGGGGCCGCAGGGTGGGGTGGCCCTCCTGGCCCAGCTGCTCGATGCGGAAGGACGTGATGACGCCGTCGTCGTCGGCCTCGACCCGCGGCACCAGGGTGTTCACGCCCGCGGTCTCGAGCCAGCGTGCGGACCAGTCGGTGAGGTCGCGCCCGCTGGCCGCCTCGAGCTCGACCATGAGGTCCGAGAGCTCCGTGTTGGACCACGCGTGCTTGCCGAAGTAGCGGTTGAGCCCCGCCATGAACTCATCCTGGCCCACCCAGGCCACGAGCTGCTTGAGCACCGAGGCGCCCTTGGCGTAGGTGATGCCGTCGAAGTTCACGAGCACCGCCTCGAGGTCCGGGATCTCGGCCTTGATGGGGTGGGTGGTGGGCAGCTGGTCCTGCTCGTAGCCCCAGGACTTCTCCCCGGCCGCGAACGTGGTCCACGCGTTGGTGTACCGGGTGTTCTGCGCGCACGCCAGGGTGGACATGTACTCGGCGAAGGACTCGTTGAGCCACAGGTCGTTCCACCAGCGCATGGTCACGAGGTCCCCGAACCACATGTGCGCCAGCTCGTGCAGCACGGTGATCGCGCGGCGCTCCACGCGGGCCTGCGCCGGCTTGGAGCGGAAGATGTAGGACTCCACGAACGTCACCGCGCCCGCGTTCTCCATGGCGCCGGCGTTGAACTGCGGCACGAAGAGCTGGTCGTACTTCTCGAAGGGGTAGGGCACCCCGAACTGGGACTCGAAGAACTCGAAGCCCTGCTTGGTGACCTCGAACATCTCCTCGGCGTCCACGTACTCGAACAGGGAGCGGCGGGCGAACAGGCCCAGCTCGATGGTGCGCCCGTCCGAGGAGACCAGGCTGTCGTGGGTGCTCACGTACGGGCCCGCGATCAGCGCGGTCACGTAGCAGGACATCACCGGGGTGGGGGAGAAGTCCCAGCGGGCCACGCCGTCGGACACGGCCACCGGCTCGGGGCTCGGCTGGTTGGACACCACCGCCCAGTCGGCGGGGGCGGTCACGGAGAACTGGAACGTGGCCTTCAGGTCCGGCTGCTCGAACACCGGGAACATCCGCCGGGTGTCCGCGACCTCGAACTGCGAGTAGAGGTACACCTGCCCGTCCGCGGGGTCCACGAAGCGGTGCAGGCCCTCGCCCGTGTTCATGTAGCGCATGGTGGACTCGACCACCAGCTCGTTGCGCTGCGCGAGGCCCGGCAGCTGGATCCGCTCACCGTCGCTGACCTCGGCGGGGTCCAGGGACGCGCCGTTGAGGGTCACGGACTCCACCGAGGCCGTGATGGCGTCGATGAACGAGCTGCTGCCCGGGGTGGCGGTGAAGTCCACCGTGGTGTGCACGCGGAAGGTCTCCGGATCCCCGGTGAGCTCCAGTGCCACCCGATAGGACTCGACCGCCAGGGTCTGCGCGCGTTCTGCGGCCTCCGCACGGGTCAGGTTGGTTCCGGGCACGACGGCGTTCCTCTCCTCGACGACAAGTCCATGCGCGCGCGGCGCATTCGGCCATTATTGCAGTCGCCACACTCCGCGCGGGGACCACACCGCCGTGCGTCCCCGCACGGCCGTCTGTGTGGCGGGAGATCACCGTGCGGGCGTGTCGTCCCGGCCCGCGGGTGCCCCGCGCACCCGGCCCGGCGATACAGTGGGCTCTCGTACCTCGACCCCGCGGCCGCGTACGGCCGCAACCCCGACCAGGAGCTGCTGACACCATGCGCGTGCACATCGCCACTGACCACGCCGGCCTCGACCTCTCCCACCACCTCATGCAGAAGCTCACCGAGCACGGGTACGAGATGATCGACCACGGACCGCAGGAGTACGACCCGGCGGACGACTACCCTGCGTTCTGCATCAGCGCCGCCCTGGGCGTGCGGGAGGACCGCGCGAACGGCCTCGACTCGCTGGGCATCGTGCTGGGCGGCTCCGGCAACGGCGAGCAGATGGCCGCCAACAAGGTGGAGGGCATTCGTGCCGCCCTCGTGTGGAACCAGGACACCGCCAAGCTCGCGCGCGAGCACAACGACGCCCAGGTCATGGCCATCGGCGGGCGGCAGCACGAGACGGACGAGGCCCTGCAGCTCGCCCTGACCTTCCTGGCCGAGCCGTTCTCCGGGGACGAGCGCCACGTGCGCCGCATCGCCCAGCTGGGCGAGTACGAGCGCACCGGGGATGTCGCGGGCAGGTTGTCCGCGATCACGCCCCGCCCCTTCACGGCGAACTGAGCGGGGCCCGCACCCGTGCCCGAGGGCCACTCCGTCCACCGTCTCGCGCGCCAGCTCGCGGACCTCTTCGAGGGCCAGCAGCTGGGCGTCTCCAGCCCGCAGGGCCGCTTCGCCGCCGGTGCCGCGCTGCTGGACGGGCGCGTGCTGACGCGCTCGCGGGCCCACGGCAAGCACCTCTACCTGGACTTCACCGCCCCGGGGGACTCCTCGGACGTGCTCGTGCTGCGGTCGCACCTGGGGATCTACGGCGCGTGGAGCTTCGCGGGGGACGAGACGTTCGCGGCGGCGTCGTCGATCGGTGCCCCGCGGCGGTTGGGGGAGCGCGAGTCCGGTTCCGCCGCGGCGGCTGTGGCCTACGACGACGCCGGGCGGGTGGTCCCCGAGGCGCCCGTGGGTGCCGTGCGGGTCCGGCTCGCGGGCGAGCACGGGTGGGCGGACCTGCGCGGCCCCACACTGTGCGTGGCCGAGAGCCCCGAGGAGGCCGCCGCGGCGGCGGCGAAGCTCGGTCCGGACCCGCTGGACCCGCAGGCCGACCCCGAGCCGTTCCTGGCGGCGGCGGGGAAGTCCCGGCGGCCCATCGGCGTGCTGCTTATGGAGCAGCACGTGGTGGCGGGGATCGGCAACATCTTCCGCGCCGAGTCCCTCTTCCGCCGCGGAGTGGACCCCATGGCCCCCGGAACCTCGCTCACGCGCGAGGACCTGCTGGAGCTGTGGGAGGAGAACGTGGCGCTCATGGCCGTGGGCGTCCGGGTGGGCAGGATCATCACCACGGATCCTGAGGACCGTCCGGGCGTCCCGGACACCGAGGCGTGGCCCGAGCACGCCAACTACGTCTACCACCGCCACGGGCAGCCGTGCCTGCGGTGCGGGGCCACCGTGCTGAAGACGGACCTCAACGGCCGCGGGCTGTACTGGTGCCCGAGCTGCCAGGCGTGAGTGCGGGAAAGACCGCGGGTCTGTGAAGGTCGGCGGGCTCCGCGCGGTGACCGTGCGGCGTCGTTGTCCGCGAGGTGCGGAGGCCGCCGGTCGGTCGTGGGATGGGAGGTCCGCGGGAGGCGACCGGGGGAGCCGACCGGGGCGGAGCCCGGGGCCACCTGGACGGTTCCGCAGGGCGCAGCCGGGACCCGGGGCGTGGAGCGACCTGCCGTCCAGTGGATGTGGCCCCGGAACGCAAGAACCCCGCAGCACTGCATGCTGCGGGGTTCTTGCGTGTTCTCGAGGGGGCGACGGGAATCGAACCCGCGTAGCCAGTTTGGAAGACTGGGGCTCTACCATTGAGCTACGCCCCCGGGGACGTGAAAAGAGTACACGAGGCCCCCGGTGCCTTCCACTCGCGCGGCGTCCCGGGCCCCGAATTCCGGGCGCGGGCCCGCGACACGATAGAGTGGAGCGTTGTCGGCCTGCCCGGTGCGGTCCGACGCCCTTTCCTCCCGCGCTCGCGCGGGACCCGCGGCCCGCCCGGCGAGCACGCGAGCACGGGGTGTAGCGCAGTGGCTAGCGCGCCTGCTTTGGGAGCAGGAGATCGCAGGTTCGAGTCCTGTCACCCCGACGTCTGGGCACTGCGGCACCCGTGCCGCAGTGCCCGTCGACCCACCGGACCGACCCCGGTCCGTTGCCGTAAGCACCCAACGACCCCAGGAGTACAGCGGAAGTGAAGAGCGCCGTCGAGAAACTCAATCCCACCGAGGCGAAGATCACGATTGACATCGCGTACACGGATCTGAAGCCCTTCGTGCAGGAGACCTACAAGGAGCTGGCCAACCAGATCCAGATCCCCGGCTTCCGCAAGGGCAAGGTTCCCTCCAAGCTCATCGACCAGCGCGTGGGCTTCGACTTCGTGGTGGAGAACGCCCTCAACGAGGGGCTCAACGCCTTCTACCAGCAGGCGCTCACCGAGAACGAGCTGACCCCGCTGTCCCAGCCCCAGGTGGAGGTGCTCTCCAAGCCCGAGGAGAACGACCGCGAGGCCGACACCAAGGTGGAGATCTCCGTGGCCATCCGCCCCGAGATCGAGCTGCCCGACTACAAGGGCCTGGAGATCCAGGTGGAGGCCCGTGAGGCCACCGCCGAGGACGAGCAGAAGGCACTGGACGAGCTGCGCGCCCGCTTCGGCACCCTCAAGACCGTGGACCGCCCCGCCGCCGAGGGTGACCACGTGACCCTGGACCTGCAGGCCCTGGTGGACGGCGAGGAGGTCGACGCCGCCAACGACCTCTCCTACGAGGTGGGCTCCGGCACCATGCTCGAGGGCATCGACGAGGCCGTGACCGGTCTCTCCGCGGGCGAGGACGCCACGTTCGAGACCACCCTGGCCGGCGGCGAGCACTCCGGTGCCGAGGCCACCGTCAAGGTCAAGGTCACCGCGGTCAAGGAGCGCGAGCTGCCCGAGGCCGACGACGAGTTCGCCCAGCTGGCCTCCGAGTTCGACACCATTGCCGAGCTCAAGGAGGACCTCAAGAAGCAGGCCGCCGAGTCCGCCGTGGTGGAGCAGGGCATCGAGGCCCGGGACAAGGTCCTCGACAAGCTCGTGGAGCTCATCGAGGTCCCCGTGCCCGAGAAGGTCATCGAGGACCAGCTCGCCCAGCACTTCGACTCCGAGCAGGCCCAGGCCTCCGCGGAGCCGGGCCACGACACCGAGGAGCACCGCGCCGAGGTCCGCCAGAACGCGGAGAACGCTTTCCGCAACGAGATCATCCTGGACGCCGTGGCCGAGGCCGAAGAGGTCGGCGTGGAGCAGTCCGAGCTGATCGACTACATCATCAACATGTCCCAGCAGTACGGCATGGACCCAAACCAGTTCGCGCAGATGCTCGACGGTTCCGGCCAGGCCGGGATGATGGTGGGCGAGGTCCGCCGCCGCAAGGCCCTGGCCAAGGTCCTGGAGACCGCCACGGTCACCGACTCCAACGGCGAGACCGTGGACCTGTCCAGCTTCGTGGGCACCGGCGACGACGCCGAGACCGACGAGGTCGAGACCGAGGCCTCCGCGACCGAGTGAGCCCCGGCGCCGCACCCCGTGCGGACGCCGTCGCCGACGCCGCGACCACACCCCTCACGGGGCGGTGGTCGCGGCGTTTCGCTGTCCGCGTGCCACCATGCGCCGCGAGCGAACAGGGCGCACCACCGGACGCGTGCGCGGGGGTCGGCCACTACGCTTCTGAGACAGCAAGTGTTCATGGGTTGCCGGTGCGCCACCGGAACCCGTCCAGCAGAAAGAGGGCATTCATGACCTCCACTCCCATTCAGCCGTACGGTGCCGCACCGGCCACTCCGCGTATGGAGGACATGGCGCCGGGTGGTCAGGACGACTACGTCTACAACCGACTGCTCAAGGAGCGCATCATCTGGCTGGGCTC from Kocuria rhizophila DC2201 includes these protein-coding regions:
- the pepN gene encoding aminopeptidase N, whose protein sequence is MPGTNLTRAEAAERAQTLAVESYRVALELTGDPETFRVHTTVDFTATPGSSSFIDAITASVESVTLNGASLDPAEVSDGERIQLPGLAQRNELVVESTMRYMNTGEGLHRFVDPADGQVYLYSQFEVADTRRMFPVFEQPDLKATFQFSVTAPADWAVVSNQPSPEPVAVSDGVARWDFSPTPVMSCYVTALIAGPYVSTHDSLVSSDGRTIELGLFARRSLFEYVDAEEMFEVTKQGFEFFESQFGVPYPFEKYDQLFVPQFNAGAMENAGAVTFVESYIFRSKPAQARVERRAITVLHELAHMWFGDLVTMRWWNDLWLNESFAEYMSTLACAQNTRYTNAWTTFAAGEKSWGYEQDQLPTTHPIKAEIPDLEAVLVNFDGITYAKGASVLKQLVAWVGQDEFMAGLNRYFGKHAWSNTELSDLMVELEAASGRDLTDWSARWLETAGVNTLVPRVEADDDGVITSFRIEQLGQEGHPTLRPHRVAVGFYDHREDTGLLSRTFRVELDVDGEFTDVPQLVGRERPDLVLLNDDDLAYAKIRLDECSLATATTHLGDFEESLPRSLVWAAAWDSVHDGVSPASDYVDLVLSNVGHETDSTAVQVQLRQLDVALDRYLAPEHADEVRARAAAQLWDLTAAAEAGSDHQWQFFRAFLRRACTQEQFDRVAGFARGEGVPQGVELDTDTRWSVLTALVAAGRAGTEEIEAALREDNTETGAIAAATARAAVPTPEAKAQTWQLVVEQGALPNSQQQAAIAGFFRVHDDALLAPYAARYFAEVTGVWRERTHELAQQVAVGLFPRHATQQTVDDAQRFLDSLDPALSGLRRIVLERQDAARRAVRAQQVDAAATGTTGGSGR
- a CDS encoding acyl-CoA thioesterase, with product MTLDPTQDPVDALIRMLDLADGGGARTTEDIFVGRTITTPRARVYGGQVLAQASMAAMRTVDPDRAIHSLHAYFLRGGDIELPITFGVERVRDGRSFSARRIHAYQEGKTILSMIASFQEPAQGLEHQDEMPQDVPDPESLPSLRETFGALNIPEARAQAFERPFDMRYITEPLFLPWQGPHDSYNAVWVKALAPLPDDPAIHRAALAYVSDYTMMEPILRRHGRSWGERGMNVASLDHAMWWHRYARADEWILYTQTSPSASSARGLSIGKMFTRDGTMIATTVQEGMMRLPEFH
- a CDS encoding Fpg/Nei family DNA glycosylase, with amino-acid sequence MPEGHSVHRLARQLADLFEGQQLGVSSPQGRFAAGAALLDGRVLTRSRAHGKHLYLDFTAPGDSSDVLVLRSHLGIYGAWSFAGDETFAAASSIGAPRRLGERESGSAAAAVAYDDAGRVVPEAPVGAVRVRLAGEHGWADLRGPTLCVAESPEEAAAAAAKLGPDPLDPQADPEPFLAAAGKSRRPIGVLLMEQHVVAGIGNIFRAESLFRRGVDPMAPGTSLTREDLLELWEENVALMAVGVRVGRIITTDPEDRPGVPDTEAWPEHANYVYHRHGQPCLRCGATVLKTDLNGRGLYWCPSCQA
- a CDS encoding acyl-CoA thioesterase, giving the protein MTSLNVPVQMRFFDQDQYGHINNVTMLRYFEDARVRLTASPIAKDPDHGVPEDTTFRESVGELRTVVAHQSVDYKEQLFFRMDPVFVRTWISRIGGSSFTISYRLQEEDGSHVYAEGESVIVVMDPDTGRSVKLSEDHRALLGSLEDDVKYSHAQ
- a CDS encoding globin, which gives rise to MGDAREAAEAASSDSFYAQVGGHATFEKLTREFYARVAEDPDFKALYPEQDLGPAEERLRMFLEQYWGGPTTYSEQRGHPRLRMRHAPFPVDTWARETWLAHMRAAMDTLELSPLHDGIMWDYFDRAAHAMVNRPG
- a CDS encoding ribose-5-phosphate isomerase; amino-acid sequence: MRVHIATDHAGLDLSHHLMQKLTEHGYEMIDHGPQEYDPADDYPAFCISAALGVREDRANGLDSLGIVLGGSGNGEQMAANKVEGIRAALVWNQDTAKLAREHNDAQVMAIGGRQHETDEALQLALTFLAEPFSGDERHVRRIAQLGEYERTGDVAGRLSAITPRPFTAN
- the tig gene encoding trigger factor; the encoded protein is MKSAVEKLNPTEAKITIDIAYTDLKPFVQETYKELANQIQIPGFRKGKVPSKLIDQRVGFDFVVENALNEGLNAFYQQALTENELTPLSQPQVEVLSKPEENDREADTKVEISVAIRPEIELPDYKGLEIQVEAREATAEDEQKALDELRARFGTLKTVDRPAAEGDHVTLDLQALVDGEEVDAANDLSYEVGSGTMLEGIDEAVTGLSAGEDATFETTLAGGEHSGAEATVKVKVTAVKERELPEADDEFAQLASEFDTIAELKEDLKKQAAESAVVEQGIEARDKVLDKLVELIEVPVPEKVIEDQLAQHFDSEQAQASAEPGHDTEEHRAEVRQNAENAFRNEIILDAVAEAEEVGVEQSELIDYIINMSQQYGMDPNQFAQMLDGSGQAGMMVGEVRRRKALAKVLETATVTDSNGETVDLSSFVGTGDDAETDEVETEASATE